In Mercurialis annua linkage group LG5, ddMerAnnu1.2, whole genome shotgun sequence, a single genomic region encodes these proteins:
- the LOC126681590 gene encoding uncharacterized protein LOC126681590 yields the protein MQKTYEEALELVEKLAVISSTWGPMERRAPLTQKSLMTLDQVREMESIKAANASLQAQVDALKKQVVHMQRNAPVAYVQVGCEFCGDFGHSGGECLITGQALSEQGQGNAQGSNQAGPSFQGGNRPPQQQGKYHHNQGHGNNSGARPQHPPGFQPQRNMDEGNMLAKLMEELREMKQLQKNQAATNQMLETQISQLAINLQGRPQGGLPSTTENNPREHLKAIELRNGRNLEKANGKKQVVDEDEPQVVVDVASSSQELPRDCEEVVIEVEEPYVRPPLPPPLADALREMPQYAKFLKDIITNKRSWESSATIPIPEVCSSIILNDLPAKLKNPGSFSIPCTIGNMSSINCLCDLGASINLMPLTLFRTLCGDQTVKSTSMVLQIADHSLKRSFGIIEDVLVKVDKFIFPVDWTMRLIRSAQ from the exons ATGCAAAAGACTTATGAAGAAGCTCTTGAATTGGTGGAAAAATTAGCCGTGATTAGTAGTACTTGGGGTCCTATGGAGAGAAGAGCGCCACTCACTCAAAAGTCACTCatgactcttgatcaagtgAGGGAGATGGAGTCCATAAAAGCCGCAAATGCTTCGCTCCAAGCTCAAGTGGATGCTCTCAAGAAACAAGTCGTTCATATGCAAAGAAACGCTCCggtggcttatgttcaagtCGGTTGTGAATTTTGTGGTGACTTTGGCCATTCGGGAGGAGAGTGCCTAATTACGGGTCAAGCCTTGAGTGAGCAA gggcaaggcaatgctcaagggtcTAATCAAGCGGGTCCAAGCTTCCAAGGTGGAAATAGACCTCCCCAACAACAAGGAAAGTACCATCACAATCAAGGTCATGGCAACAATTCGGGTGCTAGACCTCAACATCCCCCCGGTTTTCAACCTCAAAGAAATATGGATGAAGGGAATATGCTTGCCAAGTTGATGGAGGAGCTTAGAGAGATGAAGCAACTTCAAAAGAACCAAGCCGCCactaatcaaatgcttgaaaCTCAAATCTCACAACTTGCTATCAATCTTCAAggtagaccacaagggggattGCCCTCTACTACGGAGAACAACCCAAGGGAGCACCTAAAAGCGATAGAGCTTCGGAATGGGAGGAACTTGGAAAAGGCCAATGGCAAGAAACAAGTTGTTGatgaggatgagcctcaagttgTTGTTGATGTAGCAAGCTCAAGTCAAGAGTTACCAAGAGATTGTGAGGAAGTGGTTATTGAGGTTGAAGAGCCTTATGTGAGGCCACCGCTGCcgccacc cttggcggatgcactccGAGAGATGCCACAATATGCCAAGTTCTTGAAGGATATCATTACCAACAAACGGAGTTGGGAGAGTAGCGCAACAATTCCCATTCCGGAAGTGTGTAGCTCAATCATCTTAAATGATCTACCGGCTAAGTTGAAGaatccagggagtttttctataccctGCACTATAGGAAATATGAGTTCAATAAATTGTCTATGTGATCTTGGTGCTAGTATTAATCTTATGCCTTTAACTCTTTTTAGGACACTATGTGGAGACCAAACCGTGAAAagcacctcgatggtactccaaATAGCGGATCATTCGTTGAAAAGGTCGTTTGGGATTATTGAGGATGTGCTTGTCAAAGTAGATAAGTTCATCTTTCCGGTTGATTGGACTATGCGGTTGATAAGGAGTGCCCAGTGA